The Cydia pomonella isolate Wapato2018A chromosome 11, ilCydPomo1, whole genome shotgun sequence DNA window GTACttcataataattatgtcaatGTTATTTTTCACAGGTTAATCGGATGGGGACAAATTCAAGGAGGCGAAACGATCGAACCAGCCAAGAATTAACTGTGTTGTCAAGTTaaacttttatattatactatcattatatttaataaaaaatatatgacaaaccactattattattcaagtaactttacaaataaaaagtagatattttacatttcattaagattttatttcattttgtgtttgtttacattacttAAGGTGATTTAGGCCATGTATATAAAAGTGTTGATATCCTCGTCGTCCCGTCGCATGTACTTGTGTTCGATCAGCCACTCTAATTGCTCTTTAATCATCTTTTTCGATGGCAGGaacatatttttcaatatttcaaTAAGTTCACTCTGTAACGAAAATTTTAACTGAAAACTGGAGTCAAGAAAAAGTCAATAGTACTAAACAAGTAATTAgtataattgaaaaatttatGATAGTTCTAAAATACCACAGTGGTATCCTTATAATTgcaaaaactcattggttttactgttattattttcaaaccaaacttgATTGAATCCAGAAAGCATTTTAATAAGTCTGTTTGAGGTTGAAAGAAATCGctcaacatacatacaaaaatagtaaatataatgACAAGCTCTTTTTACAAGctgtttatttaacttgccctgttagtatgtatgggacaaatcttgcaagttaaatttgacccacttcccggtttccgatgaagctgaaaatttgtacataattatgtaagtcgggtcaggtgacaatgcaatattatggtaccatcaagctgatctaatgacggacacaggaggtggccataggaactctgtgtaaaacaaggcaacctaatggtttttggggtttttaaaattgtctctatgagtagtagttgcctgtgggaacaaaagtacagtcagcgataaaagcttgtaccaaaaatgaaatttttgccaaaaacttattaaacttGGTCATATATAGCTGGTAATCATACCTGGAGAGCAGTATTTGTGATGCGTTTCCTCATCTTCAAGATCTTTATAATGGCTTCTTGCGTCCGCAAGATTCGTAGCTGCACGATCGAGTGATTGTCTTCCATTTGCGAGCGCTCGGTACTTAGCTGCAATCTTCCGATCAAGTTTATTTTTCCGCGTCTCTGGGGTTTCCCGTTCTTGATTAAAGCAAACTCTTGATTTACCCAAAACGTCGTGTTTTCAGCAAAATCTTTAGGGTTCTGCACGGCTGGGGCATAACACAGCAGTTGTCGCTTCAGTTTTGGGAACGCAACTAACGACCACAGGGTCCTTCTCAACTCTGGGTCGGGAAGTTCGGTAGCCAGGCGCAAATTTTCGTAGCTTATTTTTTCCATAGGCCTTTGATTCCACGCGAATAAAACGGCCATTTGGAAAGTTGTGACGTCGAGATCGAACCTTCCCACCGCATTTGCAAAGGTTATGGTTCCGTTGCTCATGTGGTGATACCATTGTAGTTTTCTGCCAGAatgttttttcttataaaagTCTTCAACTTCTGGTATGTAATCTTCCAGCTCTAAAGGAAGACTGACTGTTACCCTTTCCGAGCCGCGAGCCCAAGCTCCTGCATtcagtattttaatattaatggcATCGTGGCGCGTCGTGTCTGCTCTGAACTGCGTATTGAGATCTTCACTAACCTTGATGTCCTGGAACATTCGCGCCAGTTTGTTCACATAGTCGGCAGGCATGCCAACTTCTCTTAGCCATTCTACCATGTCCTCCTCTCTCTCTGAATCAGCACTAGAATCTAATATTAATCTTCTAGTTAAATGGGCCTTATGGTACCTCATAAACACATctttgttttcaatgtatttcaACACTAACAACACATCCTTTAGTCTTGACTCTATTTGCTCTGTAGTTAAGCGTTTACTTAATGGCGTTTTTCGTAATAGCATATCACAATAATTAGCTAGCAGTTCAGGGCACTTGCTCTCTGGAGCGGTGCTTTTTGTGCCACGAAGAAGAGCAGATGATGGAAGTTCAAGTTTGAAGACTGTAGTGTCATTCACAACACACTTGTATGCCTTATCTCTGGCAGTTAAAAATCTAGGGTCATCCATAAAAGCATCCTTAGCTAAGGTACTGAATTTCTTAAATAAGTCTAATAACCTCTCTACATATTTTTCTGAGTCTGTTGTTATAATATCAGCAGATGCAACCATGTCCGCTAAACCGGCTGATACAATATGGGCTTCTAAGTCCCTAAGTATAGGTGTTACACCATCTGGCACTCTGTCCAAGAGCCGGAACATCAACTGAAGCTTATCCATCTCTCCAGCTTTGATGAGAGGTGCACTCTCTGCCAGTAAGGTGGGTAGGTGTTCCCCAATTAGCACTCTCTCGCAACATTGAGTAAGTGCCGCCACACTGCCACTGCCTGGCTCCAGATATCTGTGGGCCCGAGATTCTTCCTCCTTAAGTCTCTGGTCTGCATATCTCATGTAAGATTGCACACCATTTGCTGATAAATGTTCACTGGCTTTGAGTTTATAGAACTCTTCTGTTGCTTGCATGTAAGCTGCTTCAAAATTGTCtctatatatttgtaatttgtcAACAGAGTTGGAACACAAATTAACTgtaagagaaaaaaatatccatttgtaaaaagaaataagaaaatgttaaaaaaatataactaataatatttactaacaTTTCAATGCAAAGGTTTTAaccattattatattaaagaagACCAAACAGGTACAACAAGAAATCACCAAGACAAATGCTGTTGTATCTTTTGCCAAAAACCATAGATGATGATAGATGGTGGTTAGAAAGTTAATTATGGTTATGATGATTCCCACAGTAAAAATGTCTTGAAGATTTTATTCTATAATGAATTCATTAAAATTCAAGTTATCATTGAAAATACTCAGTAATTCTAAGTTAACTTTTGAAACCTGTACCATTACATCAATATCCTCCCAATTTTGAAgtgatattatatttatagtatatcATCTAGCCCTAGGTATTTTTCATACTATTAtaatgattatattttattgtggGTTAGTCAGGGCTctacaatttttgtaaaaagctAGTTTGGTAATTCTAACaactaataattttaaagacCAGGTCTTAGAAGGATTGAATATTGGGGAATTATATGCTAGCAACCAATTTGGAAAGCAGTACCTAGTAAAATTACATGCTACACTGCCTTTGTGATATTTaatacattcactgccagacaaaaaatcAAACAGTACTCCAAAAAAAATGCAAGACCTAAAGGCATCTTGCCAGTAAATGTGTTAACACACTAAATCCAATATTTCTACATACAGGTTATTTTAAACACTTACCATAAGATTCCCTTACTCCTATTACTAACTGAGAGTCGAATGACTCTCCATTGCGTTCTGCCTGCACAAGTTTCATGGCGGAGTCCTGCAATCGCTGCTTAATGTCCACAAAGATACTCTGGTTCCATGAGTCAAGCATCAGCTTCCGCACGAGACTATcttcattgttattattgttatttttcttcTGTTGATTGGAAGTATTTGAAGTAGACATTTTACTCATATTATTGATTGTATTTTCCAACTGCCTAAATGGTGTGGGTAGATAATTACATTGTGTAAAAAACTTGCCCCATTCTGCTATATAAGCTTTCAACAGCGCTTGGTCTTCCCTTTGTGCCAGCACCCTTGCCTGTGCTTGCTTTATGTACATCATTATATCTTGCTGCAATGCATCTCTTAACTTGTAAGGCCCTCGATCATCCCACAAGCACACAGAATGGACAGCTCCAAAAAGGTCTTGCCATTCCGGCTGGGTCACAGTCTCCTGCTTCAGTAACTTCAAGACTATAGGACGCATCGAAATCCATTTATCCTCAAAGGTGACTTGTCCTTTTTCCTATGGGAAGAGTAAACGAAGGTTACTACTTTTACGTATATGTTAAATATCGGCAGCGATTCATACAAACAATAAATCACAACTTACCTTTAAcatgattatttactttataGAAAAGGTCTTTATTTTCCATACGAAAGTTCACTAATCGTCATTAatcaaatcagtttttttttttattgaatgacCATGAATTTTCTAGGCAATGACAGGCACAGATCGTAGGACTATACAGCCATACATGGGCTCTACTTGCCTTGCAACAAAACGCATGCGATATTGATGGGATTTGTAGAGTCCATTAGGATATGTACACACAGATGTCATTCGATGACTGAAAGACTATCAGAAAGTGTGAAGatcgtttaattaaaaaaaatgctcatatcaaaattaaaaacaaatcaaatttgaTTTTTGGCTACTCATTTCAACTGTATCATCACATggtttaatgtttatatttaaattcataattgtaaaaacataaatatgacCACTTTTGGCGAAATAGCCGAGCCAGGTAGCCGTAACCTTTGGGAAGACTGGGATGATTCCAATCAGGATCTCGTCAAGTGTGTTCCCGtgtttttgtaacattttttttagtgcTACTTGTTAGTCAtggtatattaattataatttacgtTTCTTCCAGATTGGAATGGCAGAATTCCTTGGAAGCACCGAAAGAAATTGATGATGTGATCATTTTTGAAGGGCGATATTTATCAGACTACATAAAACATCAAAGCCAATGCTCATTAATAAACACTGTCTCTGGAGCCAGCATTAATCTGTATAAACTGAATAATTGTAATGGATACATTTGTACTGTTAGAGACTACAGCATAGTTCAAAGTAGCAAGATAATAGAATTGCTGAAGGATTATTTGTTGCACAGTCGAGAAGTCATTGCTGTTCAAACAAAACCCCTGTCCGACTTCAACTCTACTGAACCAGTATTAGACTGCGTCGTCAGAAGCGTATCCACATCAAAGCTTCCTAACAATTCAAGATTTACATATCCTAAACTGGAACAGCCAAATATTATTTCTGGAGTAGCAGCAggaggtaatttattatatatatttttttttaatttgaacctttaTCATAAATAGGTACATGTTGCAGTGATAAACAGATCATGCCCGCCTGTAAACAATCTTTTGCAGGCAGGTAATTAGTAATGATCGGACAGCGGTAgcattttatgttattttgacGTCCAACGTAATGATAATATGGATAAGCCTATGTTGTTCAAAATAAAACCACATGTTATGGATTCactgaatttaatttgttatagtaaattatcaCAATTTTTTCCATGCCTGATATTGTCAATAGATTCCTTTTAACATTGAGGAtccatttaaattataaatatcagttatttcacattttgtaaataatattgaacCTTTCGTTTTGTCGTATTTAAGGTTGATCTTGTAACCATTCACGAATGGTAAATTCTTTAGGCATATTTTACGTTACACCCAACAATATAGCGATATATACCTAATGAAATACCTAAACAATTCAGTTATTCAGTTGTACGTGTTCAATTGATGGATAAAATAATGATGGGAACGTCAATGAGACAAGTGCAATACTAGAGTTGCCGTAGACACATTTCATAATAGAAATGTTAAAACCTCAATAAtaaaactagataaaaaaattaatagatatataaattctgtacaaaatataataaaatcatatccATGCAATACTTTCGTCGGAAAAATGCTACCGGTGTCcgatcattagtcataactgcctgcctgcttattaaataataataactcttcCACTTAATAGCAACCACTTTTATAAAGTGTTTATTGTTTGTTCCTTCTTTTCCAGCTATTTCTTTAAGAGAACACTTGGACCTGACTGGAACAGCAATAGTATGTTACATTGAACACCCAGAAGACTATCAAATCGAGAAAGTTCAAAAACTATTGGAGAAATTCAACTTTTACAAAAATGATAAAGCAATGCCGGGCACACTTTTAAATTCCAATTTGTATATTTGattcagaaataaaaaatattaagaaaatatatttttatgtgtatCATTAATATCATTATCCAACTTTGAACtccaaaaatattgttacaagTTAGCAAATAAAAACCTTGCTTCAAATAGACCACGGGCCAGGAATTTATATGGTCAGTTAtctttatctatttatttatttttctttattttcaggcaactatgggcccatagataaataccttaaaaactACTaccatatcataaaatatatcttcaaaactaaaatacacactatGTTAtggcctcccggctgatactttgtcaggtGATAGTGTAGATGCTACCAGGAATTAAAAGAATAGTCAGCCGGATGTATTGCAGGGGTGAAAAGACCCGTCAGTTGATCAtatgaatatgtaaaaaaaaaactcagtcTTCGCCTCCCAATTGATActgtgtcagatgatagtttagattctattttatatcaaaacaacCATCagcatgcgaccagctgacggtctttccaccgtgATACACCTGGCtaacaaagtatcaaacgggaggtgatgactaaatttttatttacgtgtttcggtggctgctaTTCCTTAACCCACCAACGGCTGACGTCCATTAGGGCTCATCATACATAGCCAGGCGTTAACCACCATATGAACAGTCGCGCATATGGTGGTTACTGGCTTGCAGTCGTATTTGACACTACCTAACATGGGCATTCCTGGCTCAATGAACACAGCACAGTATCTAAACAAACATTTCGTGCCTGTTTAATGTAACAAGAAACCTACATGTAGGTACAAATAATCAACCAAAATAACTTCTTAAGAACCACCCGAGTCTATAACATAAACATGAATTCAAATTTTACTTAATACTCTCTCAATTCTAACTAGCAAGCATGTTGGTTGCTTCATTTGTACATCATCAGCTTAtcagaataaaaatataataaaaccatttattattaccttaaattggtttattagacATCAATTATACaacacaataaaattacaatgatataaaatacaattcataaagaaaataaaacaacagAATCCTAAAAGTATAAGTAAGCACAGCCTATTGAATCGCAGACCAGTTTTGGGTTTGGTTATTAGAAAGCAAACACGAAGTACGCAAAATTCTGATTTAGTCTCTTTAAAATCCTACTCATTTGCAGCTATGGTGACAGCTAAGACTGCTTTGCCACCAAAACCACGCGCTTACATACAAGGTACAAAACAAACCCTGTTGTGTATGAAAGCCTCAACTTTCAATTCCTTGGGAACTAAAATCAGACCTTGCCTATTCAACTAAACAAGATTTAACAAGATATTTATACGTATTTTATGCatgctttatttttaagtaggtaataagTTTTTACTGTTACTTTTTAATGTATTCACAGATATGGCAAAAGTTGACTATGCGCTAACTTCTACTAACTTCCTTGAAGACCTGTGCCCATTGACAGCACGACACTGGTGAACAAGGATGAACCTTAATGTTATGAAATTGAAGTTTCAATTCAAGTGTCGACTGATCTTGCCGCAGCATTGGTAATGAAATTGCGACCGTAATATAATAACGTTATGGTTCATTATTGTTCCGGCCTATCTCACCTATATCTTGACAAAATAATTACTATAGGCACTATTATCTCCTGATGGTTACAGTTAGTTTCATTGCATTCAAATGtcaacctttttagggttccgtagccaaatggcataaaatagggttccgtagccaaatggcataaaacggaacccttatagtttcgccatgtccgtctgtctgtctgtctgtctgtctgtctgtctgtccgaggctttgctccgtagtcgttagtgctagaaagctgaaatttggcatggatatataaatcaataaaaccgacaaagtcgtacaataaaatctaaaaaaatattttgttttagggtacctcccctacacgtaaagtgggggtgatttttttttttcgcttcaaccctagagtgtggggtatcgttggaaaggtctttcaaaactaataggggttttcaagaaacattttttggtaaagtgaatatattcggagataatcgctccgaaagaaaaaaaaatgtgtccccccccctctaacttttgaaccataggtccaaaaaatatgaaaaaaatcgtggaagtagagcttaagaaagatattaaatgaaaactatagcggacatgatcagtttagctgtttttgagttatcgcaaaaagttttaccttcatagtaaaaagacttactttaattaggtactgattatgcaaatttgcctatttgtttaactcgggtgaaaggtaccatttactacactttaagctccagtttagcttattgtgacggaagagtaactacggaaccctacactgagcgtggcccgacatgctcttggccggttatttcaaTTCCTGTTAAGAGGTTATTGCTTAACAGGGTCTTTATGATACCACCAAATATGTAGATACTGATACTGAAATTAATTCAGTGTTCAAACCATCTGCCAAAGTTTTTATCTAGTTGTTTGATTCTTGTCGTTGTTGAAGTTGATAAAACTTGAAAtaggattttatttattttcttcatcATGTTCATGgttttttgtaagaaaattaacgaacaatacttaaaatttattatttacatctcAACcattgtaaacataaataatagaaATCATTTGAATTTCGacaatatcatattttataacaaaatcctcaattgacattttatatacaaattaccttttttgttaattgcaataatacacaatacacgtatatgaaataaattcaaCAGTCAACAAAACTGACAATACAATATGTAATATATGATATGAGTAGTTCCATGCATGTACTATTGTAATTCTTTAATTATCTCTTGAAGCGAAATAGCTACGTTAAAACGAATACAGATAGGTAACGTCAAATAAATATTCAGTTGAGCTGAGACGGCTGAATAATAAAGACAGCTAATCACTACAAATAGTTGCGCTACTCTAAAATGATTCTTTTACGGGACGTGGGtggcgttataaataaaaacttgtaatagaGCAACTTACTTTAGAATTTTCAGTCATTATTATTAACTTGTTGCAACGAGGTAGGGTTTCATAAAGGCCCCTTTTGTCTACTATAAGCCGTACCAGACTACCCCGCACCAGACAGTGACCTTGGTGCGGTCAAaatatctctttctcgctctAACTTATAGGTGCGCCCTTAACGCACGTGCGGCGGCCTATCACACACTATCGATACGAACGCCGCACCACTCCAAAGTTGCGATCCGGTGCGGTAATCTGTAGACACTTTAATATGTACACGCactaaatatataatgtaataatgatAACGAAGCTCTGTTTCAAcgtgtaaatatttgattttcgTGATTAGAATGTCAAAATGATTTGtctacatatttttaagcacgACAAATACAATTTCAGGAcatatcaataaaaactatcaATTAATATAGTTCATAGACCTTTGAGTTTTAAACCAGTCATTAAATAGAAAAGataataaaagtttattaaGATTACTCAAcccataaataattaaatttggcTACCATTTTATATAACCGAATCGGTCGTTAAATAATAGCATTCGTGAATTCGTGATTAATATAACATAACATTGCAGAtcagtttaaaattatattacaatcgtatcataatattcataattagatattgtattactattaattaataaaGCACTTCCATACCCGCCACTATTATATTGCTACGACTAAAATTAAGTGCACTGGGAAAATTCCGAGTAATttcgaaaaataatttaaaattatactttcgTAGTTATATTGTATTTTCGGAATTACCCCAAAGCTCCTTATCGTAAACTAATATTTGACTCAACatgatttttaacaaatatcGCATGATAATGCAGTTACACATATTTTTCCTCGGCAAGAGAGAAATAGagaacaataatataataataataaaaaagttcgCCCATTGTATGGAAGTGACTTGTAAGTCCTACAACTATCTTAAATtgactttaaaatatttttcttaaataactattCATTATATTAAACTCTAATGCAGACCAAACACGCCAGCATTTGCTTCACTATTGCGTtaacaaagaaatatttttaaaattcagtATGACTAGAGTGAATAATTAAGCCGTCAACTCCCAGGGGTCTAAATTTGCCAGCCAAGTAACGtctttgtaattttaaattgaattgaattttgatATTCTTTGCTGAAGGGAAGTGTAAAAACAGAGCGGTCTGCCCTTTTCCTATAATACCAATCTCATATGAGGCCAATGAGTAGGAGTAAAAAGTGTAGTGTAGCGGGATAAGTGTGGGTGGCCTCAATGTGTAAACATGCCCCAATGTGAAGACCAGCTACACTCATCCCGCAGCAACACTACACGTATTGCCTTGTAAACATGGCGACGGTACAAATATTAGCGTGTTGAGCCTACTGGTGTTATACTTTCATTATACATGGTATGAATAGAATTAGATGTTTTCTAAGAATCAATTCCCAGCCAGCTGGAAATTGTTTCATTTGGCCCTAAACAATCatcggacgtaccgttttcgagctacaaacaagcaaaaaacaaaagagCAAAAATTTTTGCAAATCTGGGATtgcgcaaactcggattacacgcttTTAGGACTAAATTAAGGTGTTAAAACAATtaccagcttgctgggaattaattccacAAAACGCTTTTTTAGATGTAATTTTATTGGCCTAACCAAATGGCTTGATTTATTTTTCGACAACGTAGCTAATTGCACTGTTTCTTTTCGTAcattaataggcgggtccacacagagcgagcatacgcacgaggcaatttcctcgcgcacaaactggccagtgtaagacgtgcctcggccggttTGTGCGCAAGGAAATTgcttcgcgcgtatgctcgctctgtgtggacccgcctaattgaCTAcgagtttttgtttttatacggCTATCACATTGATCCGCTTGCCGCTCTggtgtgagcgagacagcgctatgcgTATTACGTATAAAGCGATATCCtgctcgcacaccggagcggcTCGCAGACCCCCATGCTGTATGATATTGCACATCGCCTGCAACACTAAATTCCGTATCAAACTCACTCTGTGGCGACtattaaaatttcatatttatgaatataaaacaTAATGTCACTACAACAATCAAGACAAATCTTGTGCTTTCAAATGTAGTCTCTGCCGTGCTTAGGGCGAGTTTACACTAGGCCGACTACAACTTAATGCAGTGAAAACGAGCGTTTActggattttttaaatattgatgatTAGCATGTTTAGGAGAAAACGAGCAATTAGTTACGTTAGTAATCAAAACACTTTGATATTTAGTGGCTTAGAATAATAACGCCCAGAAGACGAGTGCTGCCAACTAAACTGTGCTATTTTGTCACAGTAGGTATCAAACATTGCACTATCACCGTTTCATCGATTGCTGTAATTGCGATTAAGATGGAGTTAGTGGCAATTTGGCTTCACTTTTTAAGAAGTTGTCCAGATATAACTGGGTTCGTTCGGTCTAGGCTTTAATATTCTTAGTTTCATGGATTTCTGTAAAATCTTCGATTTCGAACTTACTTTAATATGTATCgcgtaaaaaataatgattaacaaatctaattttaaaattatatcacTTCCAGTTATACTGTACCTTAGAATCTAAATTATAGTAGCCATTTATTAATTAGAGATATAATTAAAATGCATAATTGTTTcgataatatgtacatatttatgaaatcTAAATATCTTCTGGCttctaaaaatacaatatatacctaacaggagtaaataattcaaatattaGACTCGGATAAAAAGAGTCGAATATACATAGAATTATAGAATTCATATTCACccttcatttaaaaatattacacttGTTAACAGAGTTCTTGCAAGATATAACGGAACACGTAAAAGTACGCAATAATGTACTGCATGTTAAAATATGTttgaattataatatttgtatattaatattaagcgctattattatttgacttattaaccctttgaacgatTTACGTCATAAACCAAAAAGTCAATTACacgccaaggtcacgggcgcaagcCGGCTAATGTAACcatacttgaaagtgtgaaggttatcTTAAACCTAAcagttactttgacagcgttcgccatgacacctatagctgtccttggcgctgtgggcacgactagttaccacgcctttaggtgttcttggcgttcaaaaggaaAGCTTTATTACTCTACAGCGCGACGTAAAGGAGagtaatgtgtttatattttcAGTTTCGTTTGGAATTCACAGGCGCGGATGCAGATTTTAATTTAAGGGTTTTTTAAGAAACGCATATATTCCTCCCATCTCCAGCCACCACCGGCCAGTATATGCCACGTTTTGTGAAGGGCCACCCCTCTGTATCCGAGTCCAAAATTGCAGTTACGCTTATTCCAACATGACACGTATGTTATGGCATGATTTAtacatgaattaaaa harbors:
- the LOC133522970 gene encoding uncharacterized protein LOC133522970; protein product: MTTFGEIAEPGSRNLWEDWDDSNQDLVKLEWQNSLEAPKEIDDVIIFEGRYLSDYIKHQSQCSLINTVSGASINLYKLNNCNGYICTVRDYSIVQSSKIIELLKDYLLHSREVIAVQTKPLSDFNSTEPVLDCVVRSVSTSKLPNNSRFTYPKLEQPNIISGVAAGAISLREHLDLTGTAIVCYIEHPEDYQIEKVQKLLEKFNFYKNDKAMPGTLLNSNLYI
- the LOC133522965 gene encoding cullin-5 translates to MLKEKGQVTFEDKWISMRPIVLKLLKQETVTQPEWQDLFGAVHSVCLWDDRGPYKLRDALQQDIMMYIKQAQARVLAQREDQALLKAYIAEWGKFFTQCNYLPTPFRQLENTINNMSKMSTSNTSNQQKKNNNNNNEDSLVRKLMLDSWNQSIFVDIKQRLQDSAMKLVQAERNGESFDSQLVIGVRESYVNLCSNSVDKLQIYRDNFEAAYMQATEEFYKLKASEHLSANGVQSYMRYADQRLKEEESRAHRYLEPGSGSVAALTQCCERVLIGEHLPTLLAESAPLIKAGEMDKLQLMFRLLDRVPDGVTPILRDLEAHIVSAGLADMVASADIITTDSEKYVERLLDLFKKFSTLAKDAFMDDPRFLTARDKAYKCVVNDTTVFKLELPSSALLRGTKSTAPESKCPELLANYCDMLLRKTPLSKRLTTEQIESRLKDVLLVLKYIENKDVFMRYHKAHLTRRLILDSSADSEREEDMVEWLREVGMPADYVNKLARMFQDIKVSEDLNTQFRADTTRHDAINIKILNAGAWARGSERVTVSLPLELEDYIPEVEDFYKKKHSGRKLQWYHHMSNGTITFANAVGRFDLDVTTFQMAVLFAWNQRPMEKISYENLRLATELPDPELRRTLWSLVAFPKLKRQLLCYAPAVQNPKDFAENTTFWVNQEFALIKNGKPQRRGKINLIGRLQLSTERSQMEDNHSIVQLRILRTQEAIIKILKMRKRITNTALQSELIEILKNMFLPSKKMIKEQLEWLIEHKYMRRDDEDINTFIYMA